Genomic window (Elstera cyanobacteriorum):
GGACGCGGGGAAGGGCTTCGCCGTCGTCGCCTCGGAAGTCAAAACCTTGGCCGGGCAGTCCAGCAAAGCGACGGAGGAAATCGCCGCCCAGGTTGCCGATGTGCAGCGGGTGGCGGAGGAAACTGCGGCATCGATCCGCGCAATCTCGGGCGTCATCGCCCATGTTGCGACCATTGCCGCCACCATTGCCAGCGCGGTGGAGGAACAATCGACGGCCACCCGCGAAATCGGACGGCAGGCCGGAACCGCCGCCGCCGGGGCGGAAAGCGTTAGCCGGTCGTTGACCCAGATCCGCCAGGGCATCGGGGTGACGTCCAGCAGCGCCGGGCAGGTACTCGATTCGGCCCAGAACCTCAGCCGCGAAACGGGGGTGCTGCGGGCGGAACTGTCGAGCTTCCTTAAGGATGTGCGGGCCGCATAACCGGTAAAAGATGATTTGACGGTAAAAAGCGGGGGAGGGATCGTCCCTCCCCCGTAAGAAGTCCAAACAGGGATACACTAGACTGTCGGTTAATCCTGGATATACGTAATCGCGCCGTTGGCTCCTTTCTTCCATGTGTAGGTAACGTAATCGACGTTCTTACGGTCGCCCTTAGCGTCGTAGCTGATATCGCCGATGACGGTTTTATAGGTGCCGCCCGCGTGCAGGGTTTTCGCGGTCTTCTCGGCATCAACGGCGCCCGTTTGCTCGATTGCCTGCTTCAGCACTTGAATGGCGGCATAGGCATACAGTGTATAGGCTTCCGGGTTGAATTTGCGCTCCTCCAGGAAGCGTTTCACCACGGCGGCGGCTTCCGGGCGCTGGCGCGGGTCAGGCGGGAAGGTCATTTTCGTGCCCTCGAGCGCCGGTCCCGCGACCGAGGCCAGTTCGTCGGACGTGGTGCCATCGGCGCCCATCGCGGTCAGCTTCAGCCCCTGTTCGGCGGCCTGACGGATGATTAGGCCGAACTCGACGTGCAGCCCGCCCCAATAAAGAAACTCCACCCCAGCGGCTTTCATTTTAGAAATGAGCGAGGTGAAATCCTTATCCCCAGTGTTGACGCCCTCATAGACGGTTTCGGTCACCCCGGCGGCATTCAGATTTTTCTTGGTCTCATCGGCTAGACCTTTGCCATAAGCGGTCTTGTCGTGGATGACCGCAATCTTCTTACCCTTGTGAGTGTTCAGAATATACGTGGCGGCAACCAGACCCTGCTGATCATCCCGCCCACAGGTGCGAAACGTGTTCCAGAGATTGCGGTCGGTGAACTTCGGATTGGTCGAAGCCGGGGTGATCTGGAGAATCCCCGCATCGGCGTAGATATCCGACGTCGGGATCGAGACGCCCGAGTTGAAATGGCCGACGACGAATTTAACGCCGGACGATGCAAATTTATTGGCGACCGCCACGCCTTGGCGCGGGTCCGAGGCATCGTCCCCCGTCGTCAGCACGATCTTCTGCCCCAGAATGCCGCCCGCCGCATTGATATCGGCGGCGGCCTGTTCTGCGCCCTGCACCAATTGCGCGCCGAAGGCGGCGTTCGCCCCGGTGATCGGCCCGGCAACGCCGATTTTAATATCGGCGCGGGCAGCGGGGGCGGCCAGCGCCGCCGCCAAAACCGCGACTCCGATAAACCGCTGTTTCATGGTAAAAGACCTCTCCTGTTCTTTGGTTTGGGGTCGAGCCCATAACCATCAAAACATCTTTTGACGGTTTTAACAATGTCCGATCATCCGTCGCGTGCCGGAAGTCTGATGCTGGTGGGCGGTCTGCCCGCGTTGGATTTCGTCAATACCGCCAGCGGGCGCGGCGGACCGTGGGCGCTGGAGCATCTGAAAGCCCCGGCGCATCTGGTGCTGTGGGCAGAGCATGCGGGCGTCGTGAGTGCGGAAACGGCCGCAGCGGCGCTTGATCGGTTACCGGGGGAGGAGGGGCGCGCCTTTTTGCGAAGGGCCTTAGAGGTGCGGGAGGCAATCTTCCGCATCGGCACTGCCGTCACCCGTAAAGATGCGCCGTTGCGGGCGGATCTTTTTCTGTTGAAGCAGGAAGCCGCCCACGCCCTTGAACACGCCGATCTGGAGGCGGAGGCGGGCGGCGCTTTTACCATCCGCTTTGGTGACCGGCCCCCGGCGGCGATCCTCGGCCCGCTGACGCAATCGGCGCTCAGCCTTTTCCTCGGCGGTGGGTTGGAGCGGCTGAAGCAATGCCCGGCGCCGGACTGCGGCTGGCTGTTCTACGACCGCTCCAAAAACAATTCCCGCCGCTGGTGCGATATGGCGACCTGCGGCAACCGCGAGAAAGCCCAGCGCTTCCGCGCAGGCGAGGGGCGGGGCTTGAAAGCGGAGCGGCTGGATTAAGCGGCTACCCCATCGTCGCCAAATGGCTGCGGAAGCGGCGCAGGCTTATCAGAAAGAAAGCGCCGCCGATCAGGGCAACCGAGAGGAAATTTACCCAGACGGTTTCGATCCCGGCCCCGCGATAGAGAATGCCCTGGGCCATCGCCACGAAATGGGTGGAGGGGGAGGCGAGCATGATCGTCTGCAAGGCTTCCGGCATGCTCTCGCGTGGCGTCTGCCCGCCGGAGAGAAGGTTCATCGGCAGAAACACTAGGATGAACAGTAACCCGAGTTGCGGCATCGATTTCGCAACCGTGCCCAGAAACATGCCCAGCGCGGTGGTGAAGAAGAGGTAGAGCGCCACACCTGCTAGGAACAGCGGCAGCGACCCAGCAAGCTGGACCGATAGGGCCGTTTCCACAACGAATTTCAGGGATAGGGCGGTCAGCAGCAGGATCACTGCGCCATTCGCCAACACTTTCGCCATCATAATATCGAAGGGCCGAACGGGCAGCACGAGCAGATGTTCGATGGTGCCATGTTCGCGCTCGCGCACCAATGCCGCTCCGGCCAGCAGGATCGACAGCATGGTGATATTGTCGATCAAGGCCATCACGCCGGTGAAGCGCGGTGTGTTCAAATCCTGATTGAAGGCGAAGCGCCAGTGCAGATCGACGGGCGGGCGCGCCGGTTTGGCGTCGTTACGGGCGAGGAAACGCTGGGTTTCGTCCAGCACCATTTGCTGAATATAGCTGGCGCCGATGCCCGCCTGCATCATGGCGGTGGCATCGACCAGCACTTGCACGGTGGGCTGGCGCCCGGCCCGCGCATCGGCTTCGAAATTCGGCGGAATATCGAGCACGAAGGTAAAGCGCGCCGCATTCATCGCCCGGTCGATTTCATCGAGGCGGATCAAGTCCGGTGGCTGGAACTGCGGCGCGCGGAAGGCCGAAATCAGCCTTCCTGACAGTTGCGAGCCGTCTTCATCGACAATCCCAATCGCGGCGCGGTGAACCTCGTGCGATAGGCCGTTGGCTTGCGAGTAGATGGCGAAACTGAAAGCGTAGATCGCAAAAGCCAGCAGCGCCAAATCGCGGATTAGGCTGGCGAATTCCTTGCCCATCAGGGCGGTGATATTGATAAAGCGCCCCATATCAGCGCTCCTGCTTCTTCAACAGGAGCATCGACAGGCCCCAGAGCACCGGGATGAAGGCCAGCAGCGACAGCAGAAAGGGCATGAGATCGGCGAAGGTCAGCCCCTTCGTGAACGCGCCGACGCTAATTTTCATGAAATAGGTGGTGGGGAAGAAGGTGCCGATCAGCCGCGCCCCATCCTCCAAACTCGCCACCGGCTGCATCATGCCGGAAAACTGCACGGCAGGCATGACGGAGGCGACGGCTGTGCCGAACAACGCGGCAATCTGCGTGCGCGCGAAGGAGGACATGAAGAGGCCGATGCCGGTGGTGCAGGTCACGTAAGCGAGCGCCCCGAGCGCGAGACCAAGCACGCTGCCCTTCAGCGGCACGCCGAACAGCGTGACCGCCATGACCCCCATCAGGGTGAAATTCACCATGCCGATCAGCACATAGGGGATCTGCTTGCCGATCAGAAATTCGAAGCGGCTGGTGGGGGTTACGTAGAAATTGGCGATGGTGCCCATTTCCTTCTCCCGCACCACCGCCAGCGCCATCAGGATCGCCGGGATCATCACCAATAGCAGGGCGATGGTGGCGGGCACCATCGCATCAAGGCTGCGGAAGCCCTGATTATAGCGAAAGCGCGTTTCGATCTGGATCGGCGGCGCGGGCAGGGTGATGCCATTCTCCCGCGCCAGGGTTGCGATGAACTGCTGGTGCAGGCCGACGACATAGCCTTCCACGGTTTCCGCCCGAAAGGGCATGGCGCCGTCGATGGCAACGCTAATCTCCGTCGGCTGGCCACGGCGCAGATGCAGGCCGAAATCGGGAGGAATCTCGATAGCCGCCGCAATGCGGGCGCCGCGCAGTGCCTTCATCAGCCCATCGGGACCGGCAGGCGGCGTTACCTGCCGGAAGTAGGAGGAGCCTTGAAACTGCTCCAGATAGGCCCGGCTTTCCGGCGATTGGTCGTAATCGAGCGCGGCGAAGGGAACTTTCTCGACGTCCAGCGAAATGCCGTAGCCGAACACGATCATCAGCAGAGCGGTGCCGAACAGCGCCACGGTCAGCCGTACCTTATCGCGCAGCATCTCCAACGCCTCGCGCCAAGCATAGGCGCCGAGACGGTTGAGGGAGAAGAGCGGCGGTTTGCCGTGCGACGGCAGCGGATCGGGGAAGGGCGCCTCCGTCGAGGCCGCAGGGCCGAGGGCGTCCTCCATCGCGCCGATGAAGGCGGCGTCCAGGCTTGGCGCGCCGCGCGCCGCTTGCAACGCCTCCGGCGTGTCGATGGCCAGCACCCGGCCCGCGTGCATGAAGGCGATGCGGTCGCAGCGCGCCGCCTCGTTCATAAAATGGGTGGAGACGAAGATCGTCACCCCCTGCTCCCGCGATAGGGTGAACAGTTCCTGCCAAAAGGCATCGCGGGCGACGGGATCGACGCCAGAGGTTGGCTCGTCGAGGATCAGCACATCGGGTTCATGCAGAATGGCGACCGCCAAGGATAGCCGCTGGCGCACCCCGAGCGGTAAATCGCCGGAGAGATGGTCGAGATAGGGGGCAAGGCCGAAGCGGGCCGACAACGCCGCTTCCCGCCCGGCTGCCGCTTCGGGCGCCAGGCGGAAGATTTTTGAATGTAGGCGCAGGTTCTGCCGGACGGTAAGCTCGCTATAGAGCGAGAAGGCCTGCGACATATAGCCGACCTTGCGCCGGGCCTGTAGATCGGTCGGGTCGATGGGTTGGCCGAGTAAAAAGGCATCCCCGGAACTGCTGGGCAGCAGGCCGGTCAGCATTTTCATCGTCGTGCTCTTGCCGCAGCCGTTGGAGCCAAGGAAGCCGAAAATCTCGCCGCGCCGGATGGCGAAATCCACATGGTCAACGGCGGTGAAGGCGCCAAAGGTGCGGGTTAGGCCGCGCGCTTCGATCACCGGCGCTGTATCGCCCCCCTCCGGCAAGGCGGTTTTCTGCGGAAGACGGTGGCCCGCCTTCGCCTCGGGCGGCAGCAGGGCGATAAAGGCGTCTTCCAGGCTGGCGCTGCCGGTCTGGGCTTTCAGATCGGCGGGCGGGGCGCAGGCCAGGATTTTGCCGCCGTGCAGGGCGGCCACCCGGTCAAACTGGTCGGCTTCATCCATATAGGAGGTGGCGACCAGCACGCTCATTTGCGGGCGGTTTTCCCGAATGCGGGCGACCAACTCCCAGAACTGGCGGCGGGAGAGCGGATCGACGCCGGTGGTCGGCTCGTCGAGGATCAAGAGGTCGGGATCGTGGATCAGGGCGCAGCACAGGCCCAGCTTCTGTTTCATCCCGCCCGACAGTTTGCCCATCGGCCGGTCGGCGAAAGGGGCAAGGCCGGTGCCGGTGAGCAGGGCGACGCTGCGCTCCTCCCGCGCTGCCGCCGATAGGCCGAAGAGCTTGCCGAAAAACTCCAGATGCTCGCGCACGCTGATGTCGGGGTAGAGATTCTTCCCCAGACCCTGCGGCATATAGGCGATGCGCGGTTGAACGCGGGTGCGCGCGCCGCTGCGGCGCATATCGGCCCCCAGGGTAATGACGCTGCCATCTTGCACCGCCTTGGCCCCGGCAATGAGGGCGAGCAGGGTGGATTTCCCCACCCCATCCGGGCCGATCAGCCCTAGGGTACAGGCTTCTGGAACGGTTAGCGACACCGCGTCCAACCCTACGGTCGTACCGTAGCGGTGGGAAACTCCGGTCAGCGCAACGGCATCGGTCACGTTGCTAGCGTCACTGCGGTTTGGTCAGGTCGGATTGCAGCCACTCGGGCCACGCCGCCTGCGGGGCGAGTTTCACATAGCCCATGCCCGTAAGGCCGGTTTTCACATACTCGATGTACTGCTGCACCAGGGTTTCCGGCACGCGGATCTTGATGCGGTACATCATGCGATCCCGCTCCCGCTGGGTTTCCACCTGACGCGGGGTGAATTGCGCGCGGGCGGACACGAAGGAGACGGTC
Coding sequences:
- a CDS encoding branched-chain amino acid ABC transporter substrate-binding protein, with translation MKQRFIGVAVLAAALAAPAARADIKIGVAGPITGANAAFGAQLVQGAEQAAADINAAGGILGQKIVLTTGDDASDPRQGVAVANKFASSGVKFVVGHFNSGVSIPTSDIYADAGILQITPASTNPKFTDRNLWNTFRTCGRDDQQGLVAATYILNTHKGKKIAVIHDKTAYGKGLADETKKNLNAAGVTETVYEGVNTGDKDFTSLISKMKAAGVEFLYWGGLHVEFGLIIRQAAEQGLKLTAMGADGTTSDELASVAGPALEGTKMTFPPDPRQRPEAAAVVKRFLEERKFNPEAYTLYAYAAIQVLKQAIEQTGAVDAEKTAKTLHAGGTYKTVIGDISYDAKGDRKNVDYVTYTWKKGANGAITYIQD
- a CDS encoding CGNR zinc finger domain-containing protein; translation: MSDHPSRAGSLMLVGGLPALDFVNTASGRGGPWALEHLKAPAHLVLWAEHAGVVSAETAAAALDRLPGEEGRAFLRRALEVREAIFRIGTAVTRKDAPLRADLFLLKQEAAHALEHADLEAEAGGAFTIRFGDRPPAAILGPLTQSALSLFLGGGLERLKQCPAPDCGWLFYDRSKNNSRRWCDMATCGNREKAQRFRAGEGRGLKAERLD
- a CDS encoding ABC transporter permease, whose protein sequence is MGRFINITALMGKEFASLIRDLALLAFAIYAFSFAIYSQANGLSHEVHRAAIGIVDEDGSQLSGRLISAFRAPQFQPPDLIRLDEIDRAMNAARFTFVLDIPPNFEADARAGRQPTVQVLVDATAMMQAGIGASYIQQMVLDETQRFLARNDAKPARPPVDLHWRFAFNQDLNTPRFTGVMALIDNITMLSILLAGAALVREREHGTIEHLLVLPVRPFDIMMAKVLANGAVILLLTALSLKFVVETALSVQLAGSLPLFLAGVALYLFFTTALGMFLGTVAKSMPQLGLLFILVFLPMNLLSGGQTPRESMPEALQTIMLASPSTHFVAMAQGILYRGAGIETVWVNFLSVALIGGAFFLISLRRFRSHLATMG
- the rbbA gene encoding ribosome-associated ATPase/putative transporter RbbA — translated: MTDAVALTGVSHRYGTTVGLDAVSLTVPEACTLGLIGPDGVGKSTLLALIAGAKAVQDGSVITLGADMRRSGARTRVQPRIAYMPQGLGKNLYPDISVREHLEFFGKLFGLSAAAREERSVALLTGTGLAPFADRPMGKLSGGMKQKLGLCCALIHDPDLLILDEPTTGVDPLSRRQFWELVARIRENRPQMSVLVATSYMDEADQFDRVAALHGGKILACAPPADLKAQTGSASLEDAFIALLPPEAKAGHRLPQKTALPEGGDTAPVIEARGLTRTFGAFTAVDHVDFAIRRGEIFGFLGSNGCGKSTTMKMLTGLLPSSSGDAFLLGQPIDPTDLQARRKVGYMSQAFSLYSELTVRQNLRLHSKIFRLAPEAAAGREAALSARFGLAPYLDHLSGDLPLGVRQRLSLAVAILHEPDVLILDEPTSGVDPVARDAFWQELFTLSREQGVTIFVSTHFMNEAARCDRIAFMHAGRVLAIDTPEALQAARGAPSLDAAFIGAMEDALGPAASTEAPFPDPLPSHGKPPLFSLNRLGAYAWREALEMLRDKVRLTVALFGTALLMIVFGYGISLDVEKVPFAALDYDQSPESRAYLEQFQGSSYFRQVTPPAGPDGLMKALRGARIAAAIEIPPDFGLHLRRGQPTEISVAIDGAMPFRAETVEGYVVGLHQQFIATLARENGITLPAPPIQIETRFRYNQGFRSLDAMVPATIALLLVMIPAILMALAVVREKEMGTIANFYVTPTSRFEFLIGKQIPYVLIGMVNFTLMGVMAVTLFGVPLKGSVLGLALGALAYVTCTTGIGLFMSSFARTQIAALFGTAVASVMPAVQFSGMMQPVASLEDGARLIGTFFPTTYFMKISVGAFTKGLTFADLMPFLLSLLAFIPVLWGLSMLLLKKQER